In Lepidochelys kempii isolate rLepKem1 chromosome 10, rLepKem1.hap2, whole genome shotgun sequence, a single window of DNA contains:
- the UBN1 gene encoding ubinuclein-1 isoform X6: protein MTEPHRVQFTSLPSPLSNTFLKKPRKEDVAGAEQPQDSAAAAVRITLTLFEPDHKRCPEFFYPELLKNTRGKVKGVSSGDKKKDLGDPFNDEEKERHKVEALARKFEEKYGGKKRRKDRMQDLIDMGYGYDESDSFIDNSEAYDELVPASLTTKYGGFYINSGTLQFRQASESEDDFIKEKKKKSPKKRKLKEGGEKMKKKKKDDSYDKEKKSKKSKFPKAGFTALNASKEKKKKKYSGALSVKEMLKKFQKEKEAQKKRDEEQKIVTPSPAEAPAPREVETMSDPLLSLFGHASDSDLLQAATAMDSLTDLDLEHLFNESPEGSPFHDMEDGSDPLGMGLEQEFKQPPSLPDGVPAILEKRIKELTQAARAAEGEGKQRFFTQDINNIILDIELQTRELNSQIRSGVYAHLASFLPCSKDTLVKRARRLYLYEQGGRLKEPLQKLKEAIGRAMPEQMAKYQEECQAHTQAKFAKMLEEEKDKEQRDRVCSDEEDDEEKGGKRIMGPRKKFQWNDEIRELLCHVVKIKLDGYELEKNKAQSLEDYVKTFLDAEVKPLWPKGWMQSRTLFKESRRVHGHLTSILAKKKVMAPPKVKVKDSSSKPDKKTLVSVPLTHSSGPVSLPSEPQGVAIGISSQTRELLCLSVAQASSSTTTPAAFSMDDSLDEDLIRNPTSSLEAVSKELAVLNSRACGSPDFTLPGPPKPPSEKIMSLATSEEKRNFSKSSSSPTPPPAGSLQSPLNFLAEQALALGQSSQDKKAESSGYKELPCQASPSKILPDVHQSKQKHHSLQRTSHGPQTSTPLPVAQVKVFHSSSQQQKSFTSPAPRQSPKSVSPVPPRSLLQPIKPSTKAQGFHSSVSSAGSTPASSSSHKSPGSSTASLSYAGKHSTSSSGQSYKSPFVSSSLSKHGASSSSSTSSAVSAHQSSSSGGLLSGVQTPSPGQASSRSSPSSMVKKTPVSQKLTLVAPPGGPNGDSGGGTQGVAKLLTSSIKPAVVSSTASSTSVPLPQSPASP, encoded by the exons ATGACGGAGCCCCACAGGGTTCAGTTCACCTCTTTGCCAAGTCCACTAAGCAACACTTTCTTGAAGAAGCCTCGTAAAGAGGATGTtgcaggagcagagcagccccaggactcagctgcagcagcagttCGCATCACACTCACCCTATTTGAGCCAGATCACAAACGGTGCCCAGAGTTCTTCTACCCAGAGCTTCTGAAGAATACTCGAGGGAAAGTGAAAGGTGTCTCCTCAGGAGACAAG AAGAAAGACCTTGGTGATCCCTTCAAtgatgaagaaaaggaaagacaCAAAGTGGAAGCTCTTGCTAGGAAGTTCGAAGAGAAATAC GGTGGCAAGAAACGCAGGAAGGACCGTATGCAGGACTTGATTGATATGGGGTATGGGTACGACGAATCTGATTCCTTCATTGATAATTCTGAAGCG TACGACGAGCTTGTTCCAGCTTCTCTAACTACAAAGTATGGAGGGTTTTACATCAACTCGGGAACGCTGCAGTTCCGACAGGCATCTGAATCGGAGGATGACTttatcaaagaaaaaaagaagaaatctcCCAAG AAGCGGAAGTTGAAAGAAGGAGGTGAaaagatgaagaagaagaagaaagacgACTCCTATGACAAGGAAAAGAAGTCAAAAAAATCCAAGTTCCCCAAGGCCGG CTTCACAGCACTAAATGCCAgtaaggagaagaagaagaagaaatattcAGGTGCTTTGAGTGTCAAAGAGATGCTGAAGAAATTCCAGAAGGAGAAGGAAGCTCAGAAGAAGAGAGATGAGGAGCAGAAGATAGTGACACCCTCACCAGCAGAAGCTCCGGCCCCGCGGGAAGTGGAGACTATGTCTGATCCTTTGCTATCTCTCTTTGGCCACGCCAGTGACAGTGACTTGCTTCAGGCCGCCACTGCCATGGACTCCCTGACCGATTTAGACCTGGAGCATCTCTTCAACGAATCTCCAGAAGGGAGTCCTTTCCATGACATGGAAGATGGGAGTGACCCTCTTGGGATGGGCTTGGAACAGGAGTTCAAAcagccaccctccctcccagatGGAGTACCAGCCATACTGGAGAAACGCATCAAAGAGCTGACTCAG GCTGCCAGAGCTGCAGAAGGAGAAGGCAAACAGAGGTTTTTCACCCAGGATATCAATAACATCATACTGGA CATAGAGCTGCAGACCCGTGAGCTGAATAGCCAGATCCGATCCGGAGTGTATGCTCACCTGGCCTCCTTCCTTCCTTGCAGCAAAGACACACTGGTCAAACGTGCCCGCAGGCTTTATCTTTACGAACAG GGTGGCCGACTGAAGGAGCCTCTCCAGAAGCTAAAGGAAGCCATTGGCCGGGCAATGCCAGAGCAGATGGCTAAATATCAGGAGGAGTGTCAAGCGCATACCCAGGCCAAGTTTGCTAA GATGCtggaagaggaaaaggacaaggagcagagagaccgGGTTTGCTCTGATGAGGAGGAtgatgaggagaagggagggaagCGGATAATGGGACCTCGGAAGAAATTTCAGTGGAACGATGAAATCAG GGAGCTGCTTTGCCACGTGGTGAAGATTAAACTGGATGGCTATGAGCTGGAGAAGAACAAGGCTCAGTCTCTGGAGGATTACGTGAAGACCTTTCTAGACGCAGAGGTCAAACCCCTCTGGCCGAAGGGCTGGATGCAGTCCAG GACTCTGTTCAAGGAGAGCAGGCGTGTGCATGGACACCTGACATCAATCCT GGCGAAGAAGAAAGTTATGGCTCCTCCAAAAGTGAAGGTGAAA GACTCCTCCAGTAAGCCAGATAAGAAGACGCTAGTGTCTGTTCCACTGACCCACTCAAGTGGCCCGGTTTCTCTGCCTTCTGAGCCCCAGGGAGTGGCCATTGGCATCAGCTCCCAGACCAGAGAGCTCTTGTGTCTCAGCGTTGCCCAAGCATCTAGCAGCACTACTACACCTGCTGCCTTTAGCATGGATGACTCCCTGGACGAGGACTTAATTCGTAACCCAACCTCCTCCCTGGAAGCCGTGTCCAAGGAATTGGCTGTGCTTAACAGCCGAGCCTGTGGGAGCCCTGATTTCACCCTCCCTGGACCCCCAAAGCCTCCTTCAGAGAAGATCATGAGTCTTGCAACTTCAGAGGAGAAGCGGAACTTTTCTAAGTCCAGCTCTTCTCCTACCCCACCGCCTGCTGGCTCTCTACAATCACCTCTCAATTTCCTGGCCGAACAGGCCCTGGCTTTGGGCCAGTCCTCTCAAGACAAAAAGGCAGAGAGTTCTGGTTACAAAGAGCTGCCCTGCCAAGCGTCCCCCAGTAAAATCCTCCCCGATGTGCACCAGTCCAAACAGAAGCACCACAGCCTGCAGCGAACGAGTCATGGGCCCCAGACGTCCACCCCCTTGCCAGTTGCCCAAGTGAAAGTCTTTCACTcgagcagccagcagcagaaaAGCTTCACGTCCCCGGCTCCCCGGCAGAGCCCTAAGTCTGTCTCCCCCGTGCCCCCACGTTCCCTCCTCCAGCCGATCAAGCCATCGACCAAAGCTCAGGGCTTTCATTCCTCGGTCTCATCTGCGGGCAGCACTCCAGCTTCTAGCAGCTCCCACAAGAGCCCTGGCTCCTCAACGGCTTCGCTAAGCTACGCAGGAAAGCACTCCACCAGCTCTTCAGGGCAGTCCTACAAATCTCCCTTCGTTTCCAGCTCCCTCTCCAAGCATGGGGCTTCTTCCAGCAGCTCCACGTCGTCCGCAGTGTCTGCACACCAGAGCTCCTCCTCGGGGGGCTTGCTGTCGGGTGTGCAGACTCCCTCCCCAGGGCAGGCTTCCAGCCGATCCTCCCCAAGCTCCATGGTCAAAAAAACCCCTGTCTCTCAGAAGCTGACTCTCGTAGCGCCACCTGGTGGTCCAAATGGAGATTCTGGTGGAGGAACTCAGGGGGTAGCCAAGTTACTAACCTCCTCCATAAAGCCAGCTGTGGTTAGTAGCACGGCGTCTTCTACCTCTGTGCCA CTACCACAATCTCCTGCTTCTCCTTGA